In Bremerella alba, one DNA window encodes the following:
- a CDS encoding sulfite oxidase-like oxidoreductase yields the protein MNEHDRAKYQTAQAPGPQHHMDADDVIVSRDTFRDNRIPPGQSRTKKWPVLHATIVPEVTPETWSLQVLGLVERRLSFNWEQFQSLPRVKVFSDFHCVTQWSRLGNLWEGVSTRYLLEQAGIRPEAKFVLCHGYDNGWTTNIPLEEFLSEDALLADTHDGMAINADHGGPVRGIVPKLYAWKSAKWIKAIELSATDKPGYWEQSGYHNVGDPWKEQRFGDSQLPPGWSDEPDGI from the coding sequence ATGAACGAGCACGACCGCGCGAAGTATCAGACCGCTCAAGCCCCCGGTCCTCAGCACCATATGGATGCGGACGATGTCATCGTCAGCCGTGACACGTTCCGAGACAATCGCATTCCGCCGGGGCAATCGCGCACGAAAAAGTGGCCGGTGCTCCATGCGACGATTGTGCCAGAGGTAACCCCAGAGACATGGTCGCTGCAAGTGCTGGGACTCGTAGAACGCCGGCTGTCGTTCAACTGGGAACAGTTCCAGAGTTTGCCTCGAGTAAAGGTCTTCTCCGATTTCCACTGCGTGACACAGTGGTCGCGTTTAGGAAACTTGTGGGAAGGCGTTTCGACACGTTACCTTCTAGAGCAAGCCGGCATACGACCGGAAGCCAAGTTTGTCCTTTGCCATGGCTACGATAACGGCTGGACGACCAACATACCGCTCGAAGAATTTTTGAGTGAAGATGCTTTGCTGGCCGATACGCATGACGGCATGGCGATCAACGCCGATCACGGCGGGCCTGTGCGCGGTATTGTCCCGAAGCTGTACGCCTGGAAGAGTGCCAAGTGGATCAAAGCGATCGAACTTAGCGCGACCGACAAGCCTGGCTACTGGGAGCAAAGCGGATACCACAACGTAGGCGACCCTTGGAAAGAGCAGCGGTTCGGCGATAGCCAGCTTCCGCCTGGCTGGTCAGACGAGCCCGACGGGATTTAG
- a CDS encoding diguanylate cyclase domain-containing protein: MLCRLLVIERTDAIRQKLRDVLSENHEIHVLESGASIRESIEQVQPALILLDFHLREDSAVEICRTIRHELASRPIQLLVLGEGLNETQRLQMFAVGADDVIDKSIGWLELTAKIDVFIRLHSALMRATTAERKLEGYSRELERIVENRSMAIQETQDIAVFALAKLADSRDTETGEHLVRMRAYSQMIAEQLRISGPYQDAIDDSFLQDLFRSSPLHDIGKVGISDAILLKPGSLTAEEFNAMKQHVRIGAETLQEAAKSSSSGSFFHMAAEIARYHHEHWDGCGYLEGLKGVEIPLAARIVSVADVFDALSSKRVYKDAICLDEARAMICEASGTQFDPAIVTAFEETFDKLKVLSAEQHSIVRFLSAAQGHTTNYHWGKHQAVPELSGESAVVINDGSPSIGLITAWLQSVGMKVRVCGEYISAQQLIREDCPMVVISDWGKGQASAEIFCRWIREERLPRYVFTMVLAEQGVLKDPTQAYRLGIDDVISHSIGREELLARINSAGRVIELENHLRTIERNDPLTGLATLRYLNDQLKREWVRSRNYHLPMSCVVIDIDDFSEINRQYGVEVGDKVLQKLAKTIAVQGRQIDYLCRLDSDRLLLVLPECAEINAYRLAMRIEMLVNKMGVEADGESIYCSVSMGIAQRNNDVPKLEALIDNAEIALKAAKSAGKRRIVCLGNCEESDGILASDDQVRECMEHLTASEIMTSPILTIAQSDTISVATRLLIEEGVNSAPVVDQQGYLVGVISEKDLMQAFRQPEAGDMQVSEMIRSEAVCFEESDPAIHVYEYLSQAAIRRVIVVKDERPTGVISRGNCLRWIHQLDVEMGLGDPTMLADVIDSGILETATLSQIRNIINGMDHSGTANSADRLNF; encoded by the coding sequence ATGCTGTGTCGATTGCTGGTGATCGAGCGCACTGACGCGATTCGTCAGAAGTTGCGCGACGTCCTAAGCGAAAATCATGAGATTCACGTATTGGAAAGCGGAGCAAGCATCCGCGAATCGATCGAGCAAGTTCAGCCGGCGTTGATATTGCTCGATTTCCATCTGCGCGAAGACTCCGCCGTTGAAATCTGTCGAACAATCCGTCACGAACTTGCGAGTCGACCCATCCAACTTCTGGTCCTCGGGGAAGGGCTGAACGAAACGCAGCGGTTGCAGATGTTCGCGGTCGGCGCCGATGACGTCATCGACAAGTCGATCGGATGGCTGGAATTAACCGCAAAGATTGACGTCTTTATCCGGCTGCATAGCGCTCTAATGCGAGCAACCACGGCCGAACGCAAGCTCGAAGGCTATTCTCGAGAACTCGAACGGATTGTCGAAAACCGCTCGATGGCCATTCAAGAAACCCAAGATATTGCGGTCTTTGCCCTGGCCAAGTTGGCCGACTCACGCGATACGGAAACAGGCGAACACCTCGTTCGAATGCGTGCCTATTCGCAAATGATTGCCGAACAACTGCGGATTAGCGGGCCTTACCAGGACGCGATCGACGATTCGTTTCTGCAAGACCTCTTTCGTTCGAGCCCACTGCATGACATCGGCAAGGTAGGCATCTCCGACGCTATTCTGCTGAAGCCTGGGAGTTTGACCGCCGAAGAATTCAATGCGATGAAACAGCACGTCCGCATCGGAGCGGAAACACTTCAAGAGGCGGCTAAGAGCAGCTCGAGCGGATCGTTCTTTCACATGGCTGCCGAGATCGCTCGGTATCATCACGAGCATTGGGATGGGTGTGGCTACCTGGAAGGATTGAAGGGAGTCGAGATACCACTGGCTGCGCGGATTGTCAGTGTGGCCGACGTCTTCGATGCACTCTCGAGCAAGCGTGTCTACAAAGATGCGATCTGTCTTGACGAGGCACGGGCCATGATATGCGAGGCCAGCGGCACGCAGTTCGATCCGGCAATCGTCACTGCATTCGAGGAAACCTTTGACAAGCTCAAAGTGTTATCTGCCGAGCAGCACAGCATAGTACGTTTTCTGAGCGCAGCCCAAGGGCATACGACCAATTACCATTGGGGCAAGCATCAAGCAGTCCCTGAGCTTAGCGGCGAGAGCGCGGTGGTGATCAACGATGGCTCTCCGTCCATCGGGCTCATAACGGCGTGGCTGCAAAGTGTCGGCATGAAAGTACGCGTCTGCGGCGAGTATATCTCGGCCCAACAACTTATTCGCGAAGATTGCCCCATGGTGGTGATCAGCGATTGGGGGAAGGGTCAGGCCTCTGCCGAGATTTTCTGCCGCTGGATCCGAGAAGAACGTTTGCCTCGGTATGTCTTCACGATGGTGCTGGCCGAGCAAGGAGTGCTAAAAGATCCCACGCAGGCGTATCGCCTGGGGATTGACGATGTGATTTCCCATTCGATTGGCCGAGAAGAACTGCTGGCGCGAATTAATTCGGCGGGGCGAGTTATCGAACTGGAAAACCATCTTCGCACCATAGAGCGAAACGATCCCCTAACCGGTTTGGCCACGCTTCGCTATCTGAACGACCAGCTGAAACGAGAATGGGTTCGGTCTCGAAACTATCACTTACCGATGTCGTGCGTTGTGATCGACATCGATGACTTTAGCGAAATCAATCGTCAGTATGGCGTCGAGGTCGGTGACAAAGTTTTACAGAAGCTGGCCAAGACAATCGCCGTTCAAGGACGTCAAATCGACTACTTGTGTCGTCTGGATAGCGATCGCTTGCTCTTGGTTCTGCCAGAATGTGCGGAGATAAACGCCTATCGTCTTGCAATGCGTATCGAAATGCTAGTCAACAAAATGGGCGTCGAAGCCGATGGAGAGTCGATCTACTGTTCGGTGAGCATGGGGATTGCCCAACGAAACAACGATGTTCCTAAACTCGAAGCGTTGATTGATAACGCGGAGATCGCCTTGAAAGCTGCCAAGAGCGCCGGCAAGCGTCGCATCGTGTGCTTGGGGAACTGCGAGGAATCAGACGGAATACTGGCGTCCGACGATCAGGTGCGAGAATGCATGGAGCACCTGACCGCGTCCGAGATCATGACTTCACCAATCCTGACCATAGCCCAGTCCGATACAATTTCGGTCGCCACGCGGCTGCTCATTGAAGAGGGGGTCAATTCGGCCCCTGTCGTCGACCAGCAAGGCTACCTGGTTGGTGTCATTTCTGAAAAGGACCTGATGCAAGCGTTTCGCCAACCGGAAGCCGGTGACATGCAGGTATCGGAAATGATACGCAGCGAAGCCGTCTGTTTCGAGGAATCGGATCCGGCAATTCATGTCTACGAGTATCTCAGCCAAGCTGCCATACGCCGAGTCATTGTCGTTAAGGACGAACGACCCACCGGCGTGATCAGTCGCGGGAACTGCCTGCGTTGGATCCATCAACTCGACGTCGAGATGGGGCTTGGCGACCCCACCATGTTGGCAGATGTGATTGACTCGGGAATACTGGAAACGGCCACGCTGAGCCAAATCCGCAACATCATTAATGGCATGGATCACAGCGGTACCGCTAACTCTGCCGATCGCTTGAATTTCTAA
- a CDS encoding formyltetrahydrofolate deformylase, with the protein MLVVITAVGPDNVGLADPIIHYVTGLGANIAEIQMYDHDEEAVFAMFLRVHIDADRYNSLRTALTEIGRLKKLSIRVWSADVRRNCPRIAICTTYRSEPAQAVLAAIKAGDIHAIPAVMIGNRDNCKGLAESHGVDWQNIGGEKGEANDERMIEILDQYDVDYVLLARYMRVLPASSCWKYAGGRIINLHHGLLPSFPGIRPYHDANEARMLTFGATCHFIVPELDAGNQIVHQETFSVEPGTKIDEIVRIGQEINEPACLVEGLRRVVAGEVELHFHRVVPRNIRS; encoded by the coding sequence ATGCTCGTTGTGATCACCGCAGTCGGACCCGATAATGTGGGTTTGGCCGATCCGATTATTCACTATGTGACGGGTTTAGGCGCAAACATCGCTGAAATCCAAATGTACGACCATGACGAAGAAGCCGTCTTTGCCATGTTTCTGCGGGTTCATATCGACGCCGATCGCTACAACTCACTTCGAACGGCGTTGACCGAGATAGGCCGTCTCAAAAAGCTTTCTATCCGTGTCTGGTCCGCCGACGTCCGCCGTAATTGTCCCCGCATCGCAATCTGTACCACGTACCGGTCCGAGCCAGCCCAAGCCGTGCTTGCCGCAATCAAGGCGGGGGATATCCACGCGATTCCAGCGGTCATGATCGGAAACCGGGACAACTGTAAGGGCCTGGCCGAAAGCCACGGCGTCGATTGGCAAAACATCGGCGGCGAGAAAGGCGAAGCCAATGACGAGAGGATGATCGAAATCCTCGACCAGTACGACGTCGACTATGTCCTGTTAGCTCGCTACATGCGCGTATTGCCGGCAAGCAGTTGTTGGAAATATGCGGGGGGACGGATCATCAACCTTCATCATGGGCTTCTGCCCAGCTTTCCAGGGATTCGTCCTTATCACGATGCCAACGAGGCTCGTATGCTTACGTTCGGGGCGACATGTCATTTCATCGTGCCGGAACTTGATGCGGGCAATCAGATCGTCCATCAAGAGACCTTTTCCGTAGAACCTGGCACCAAGATTGACGAGATTGTCCGGATTGGCCAGGAAATCAACGAGCCTGCGTGCCTGGTTGAAGGACTTCGTCGCGTGGTAGCCGGGGAAGTGGAACTGCATTTCCATCGTGTCGTACCACGTAATATTCGCAGCTAA
- a CDS encoding YkgJ family cysteine cluster protein, with protein MIQKKVRREDLGPDENLCEHCTAKCCRYFALPIDTPTDFSDFEFIRWYLLHDRASVFFDEGVWYLLVHTTCKHLQADYRCGIYHTRPQICRDYTTDACEYDDDWCYEKYFETPEQIWEYAEATTLRRPGQSLRSTKPPALPILS; from the coding sequence ATGATCCAAAAGAAGGTTCGCCGAGAAGATCTTGGCCCAGATGAAAATCTATGCGAACACTGCACCGCCAAGTGCTGCCGCTACTTCGCGCTGCCAATTGATACACCCACCGATTTCTCTGATTTCGAGTTCATCCGGTGGTACCTGTTGCACGATCGGGCCTCGGTCTTTTTCGACGAAGGCGTTTGGTATTTGTTGGTCCACACCACCTGCAAGCATTTGCAAGCGGATTATCGCTGCGGTATCTACCATACCCGCCCTCAGATCTGTCGTGACTACACCACAGACGCTTGCGAGTACGATGACGATTGGTGCTACGAGAAGTACTTCGAGACCCCAGAGCAAATCTGGGAGTACGCCGAGGCAACCACGCTTCGCCGCCCCGGCCAAAGCTTGCGAAGCACCAAGCCGCCAGCGCTTCCGATCTTGTCTTAG
- the hisS gene encoding histidine--tRNA ligase: protein MSSKKKLIQPRTLKGFRDYLPDVMMPREELINTARRVYRSYGFAPIDTPTLEYAEILLGKGSDETDRQMYRFEDHGKRDVGMRFDLTVPLARFAAQHIGELGTPFKRYHIATVWRGENTQRGRYREFMQCDFDTIGTKSIVADIETALVIHDLMLAIGFDGFTVRVNNRQVLSGLLEKLQLVENSTEILRALDKLAKIGAEKVAAEMQETAGASAEQAAQVLKLAEIGGSTDEILSALDRLVAGSEQGEMGVGQLRELTAATAAAGVPAERLQIDVSIARGLDYYTGTIFETFLGELPGIGSVCSGGRYNDLASLYTNQELPGIGASLGLDRLLAAMEELGKIEARTTPAEVFIPYFDQTSLPQYLQIAATLRAAGFNVELYPDAKKLGQQLKYADRRGFKVAIVAGDRELAENKCQVKDLKTGDTTEASLAGGAKELIAGISQILRPTA, encoded by the coding sequence ATGTCCAGCAAGAAGAAGCTCATCCAACCCCGTACGCTCAAGGGTTTTCGCGACTATCTGCCAGACGTGATGATGCCGCGCGAGGAGCTGATCAACACGGCTCGCCGCGTTTATCGTTCGTATGGATTCGCCCCCATCGATACGCCGACGCTGGAATATGCCGAGATTTTATTGGGCAAAGGAAGCGATGAAACCGATCGGCAGATGTACCGCTTCGAGGATCATGGCAAACGGGACGTAGGGATGCGTTTCGACCTGACGGTGCCCCTGGCCCGCTTCGCCGCGCAGCACATCGGCGAACTGGGAACCCCCTTCAAACGTTATCACATCGCAACCGTCTGGCGGGGCGAGAATACCCAGCGAGGACGTTATCGCGAGTTCATGCAATGCGATTTCGACACTATCGGCACTAAAAGCATCGTGGCCGATATCGAAACGGCACTGGTCATTCATGACCTGATGTTGGCCATTGGCTTCGACGGTTTCACGGTTCGCGTAAACAATCGTCAGGTACTCTCCGGCCTACTCGAAAAGCTGCAACTGGTCGAGAATTCGACCGAGATCCTGCGTGCGCTCGACAAGCTGGCCAAGATTGGCGCCGAGAAGGTCGCCGCTGAAATGCAAGAGACCGCAGGCGCATCTGCCGAGCAGGCCGCTCAGGTATTGAAGCTGGCAGAAATTGGCGGCTCGACCGACGAGATTCTCTCGGCACTCGACCGCCTGGTCGCTGGCAGCGAGCAAGGCGAAATGGGCGTCGGCCAACTGCGTGAGTTGACCGCAGCAACGGCCGCAGCCGGCGTCCCCGCCGAACGGCTTCAAATTGACGTCTCGATTGCCCGCGGTTTGGACTACTACACCGGGACGATCTTCGAGACCTTCCTTGGCGAGCTACCTGGCATCGGCAGCGTCTGTAGCGGCGGCCGTTATAACGATCTGGCCAGCTTGTATACCAATCAAGAGCTGCCCGGCATCGGAGCATCGCTGGGTCTCGACCGACTTCTGGCCGCCATGGAAGAGCTTGGCAAGATCGAAGCCCGGACGACACCGGCGGAAGTGTTCATTCCCTACTTCGACCAGACCAGCTTGCCGCAATATCTGCAGATCGCCGCCACGCTTCGTGCAGCTGGATTCAACGTTGAACTTTATCCCGATGCCAAGAAGCTCGGTCAACAGTTGAAGTATGCGGACCGCCGAGGGTTCAAAGTGGCCATCGTTGCTGGCGACCGTGAACTGGCCGAGAACAAGTGCCAGGTAAAGGATCTGAAGACCGGCGACACGACCGAGGCCAGCCTCGCGGGGGGTGCCAAGGAACTGATTGCGGGTATTTCTCAAATTCTGCGGCCCACCGCATAA
- a CDS encoding HYExAFE family protein yields MTIRTNHYEVALEAFLRDEKIPYIAVDERRRSLYGAGSLKNLDFIVTPSGSEMSWLVDVKGRRFPSGRKNCYWKNWTTTDDLQSLSQWQRLLGPQFRGLLVFVYEVVGDMAPVPQNLLYPHQDRLYAFIGVRLDLYVAWARKISPRWKTMSMPTKAFRQLAEPLQVTLRTPVVSGGDFDHRRASNTAPAIA; encoded by the coding sequence ATGACGATCCGCACGAACCACTATGAAGTCGCGCTCGAAGCCTTCTTGCGTGACGAAAAGATCCCCTACATCGCCGTCGATGAACGTCGCCGATCGTTGTACGGGGCTGGCTCGCTGAAAAACCTCGATTTCATCGTCACCCCCAGCGGCAGCGAGATGTCGTGGTTGGTCGATGTGAAGGGGCGCAGATTCCCATCCGGTCGCAAAAACTGCTACTGGAAGAACTGGACCACCACTGACGACCTGCAAAGCCTGTCGCAATGGCAGCGGCTATTGGGTCCGCAGTTTCGCGGCTTGCTCGTCTTTGTGTACGAGGTCGTCGGTGATATGGCCCCGGTGCCGCAGAACCTCTTGTATCCGCATCAAGACCGACTCTACGCGTTCATCGGGGTACGGCTCGACTTGTACGTCGCGTGGGCCCGCAAGATCTCGCCACGCTGGAAAACGATGTCGATGCCCACCAAGGCCTTTCGCCAACTGGCCGAACCGCTACAGGTCACCCTCCGCACGCCGGTTGTCTCGGGAGGTGACTTCGACCATCGCCGGGCCAGCAATACGGCCCCGGCCATCGCTTGA
- the hemE gene encoding uroporphyrinogen decarboxylase → MPENGKNFAGLNVASFESRRGKEMAMIIEKFGGVAHVSPSMREVPLDDNQPAIDFANRVITGQIDIVIFMTGVGFNHLLAAIDRKVDKQRFLDSLSDIITICRGPKPVAAMREVKLTPTIKVPEPNTWREILQTIDTEIHIANQTLVVQEYGIANASLVAGLEARGANVETLHVYDWDLPEDIGPLAANIQKMIDGKIDVSLFTSANQLNHVLKLAQRQGQMEAFSAALRGTVICSVGPTMSERLRDLGYPVDVEPEHPKMGPLVATAAERSQDILVRKRQIRAVLQETTKAALNKEAPWYNSAFLKACRREPTDFTPVWLMRQAGRYMKEYREVRAKTSFLELCANPQLCSEVMCTAVEKLGVDAAIIFSDLLPILQPMGLDLEFAKGEGPVIHNPIREAADVDRVLELESTDSLHYVMETVKQTRADLPADMPLIGFAGAPFTLASYAIEGGSSRDYVNTKTLMFRDPGAWRELMERFVRAISRYLNAQIAAGAQAVQLFDSWAGALGPDDYRRYVLPYVKDIIAQIAPGVPVINFATGNPALLPMLAETGAAVVGVDWRIRLDVAWETIGHNIAVQGNLDPVSLLADPMELRRRAKDVLDQAAGRPGHIFNLGHGVMQQTPVDNARALVDMVHEMSQRK, encoded by the coding sequence ATGCCAGAAAATGGAAAAAACTTCGCAGGCCTGAATGTTGCCTCGTTCGAGAGTCGTCGCGGAAAAGAAATGGCGATGATTATTGAAAAGTTTGGCGGCGTCGCGCACGTGAGTCCTTCGATGCGCGAAGTGCCGTTGGATGACAATCAGCCGGCGATCGACTTTGCCAATCGGGTCATCACCGGACAGATCGACATTGTTATTTTCATGACCGGTGTCGGCTTTAACCACCTCTTGGCGGCCATTGACCGCAAAGTCGACAAGCAGCGATTTCTGGATTCCCTGTCAGATATTATCACGATCTGCCGGGGACCAAAGCCCGTGGCCGCGATGCGGGAAGTGAAGCTCACACCGACCATTAAAGTGCCTGAGCCCAATACGTGGCGCGAGATTTTGCAGACGATCGACACCGAAATTCACATCGCCAACCAAACGCTGGTGGTGCAGGAATATGGTATCGCCAACGCCAGCCTGGTTGCGGGGCTTGAGGCCCGCGGCGCGAACGTCGAGACACTGCACGTCTATGACTGGGACTTGCCAGAAGATATTGGTCCCTTGGCGGCTAACATTCAAAAGATGATCGACGGCAAGATCGATGTGTCGCTGTTCACGTCGGCCAACCAGTTAAATCACGTCTTGAAGTTGGCTCAGCGACAGGGGCAGATGGAGGCCTTTTCAGCGGCCCTGCGCGGTACGGTTATCTGCAGCGTCGGCCCCACGATGAGCGAACGCCTGCGTGACTTGGGCTACCCGGTGGATGTCGAGCCAGAGCATCCCAAGATGGGGCCGTTGGTGGCGACTGCGGCCGAGCGATCTCAGGATATCCTCGTGCGAAAGCGTCAGATTCGCGCCGTCCTGCAAGAGACCACCAAGGCCGCGCTCAACAAAGAAGCACCGTGGTACAACAGTGCGTTCCTCAAAGCTTGTCGCCGCGAGCCGACCGACTTCACGCCTGTCTGGCTGATGCGTCAGGCTGGGAGATACATGAAGGAGTATCGCGAAGTTCGGGCGAAAACTTCGTTCTTGGAACTGTGTGCCAATCCTCAGCTTTGTAGCGAGGTGATGTGTACGGCGGTCGAGAAGTTGGGCGTCGACGCGGCGATCATTTTCTCGGACCTGTTGCCGATCTTGCAGCCCATGGGTTTGGATTTGGAATTCGCCAAGGGGGAAGGCCCGGTGATTCATAACCCCATTCGCGAAGCGGCCGATGTCGATCGCGTGTTGGAACTGGAAAGCACCGACTCACTGCATTACGTGATGGAAACGGTTAAGCAAACGCGGGCCGATTTGCCGGCTGACATGCCGTTGATTGGTTTCGCCGGGGCCCCGTTTACCTTGGCCAGCTATGCGATCGAAGGGGGTAGTAGCCGCGACTACGTGAATACCAAGACCCTCATGTTCCGCGACCCGGGTGCTTGGCGAGAACTGATGGAACGCTTTGTGCGTGCGATCTCGCGTTATTTGAATGCCCAGATCGCTGCCGGTGCCCAAGCCGTGCAACTGTTCGATTCGTGGGCCGGAGCGCTGGGCCCGGATGACTATCGACGTTATGTGCTTCCGTACGTGAAGGATATCATCGCGCAGATTGCCCCGGGCGTGCCGGTGATCAACTTCGCTACCGGCAACCCGGCCCTGTTGCCGATGCTGGCCGAAACGGGTGCAGCGGTGGTGGGAGTCGATTGGCGAATTCGCTTGGATGTTGCCTGGGAAACGATAGGCCACAACATCGCCGTGCAAGGGAACCTCGATCCGGTGTCGCTACTGGCCGACCCGATGGAGCTTCGCCGCCGCGCGAAGGATGTCCTCGACCAGGCTGCCGGCCGGCCAGGGCATATCTTCAATCTGGGGCATGGTGTGATGCAACAAACGCCCGTCGACAATGCCAGGGCGTTGGTCGATATGGTTCATGAAATGAGCCAGCGCAAATAA